From Nitrospirota bacterium, the proteins below share one genomic window:
- the purF gene encoding amidophosphoribosyltransferase — translation MFDKFHEECGVFGIFGHLDAANLTYLGLYALQHRGQESAGIVSSDGKKLYSEKSMGLVADIFTEDRIKKLPGHSAIGHNRYSTTGDSVAINIQPILVNFALGGLAIAHNGNLVNAGILKDELEAYGSIFQSTMDSEVIVHLIAQSRMSTLHDRIIDALSHVQGAYSLLIITEDELIAVRDPNGFRPLSLAELDNGYVVASETCAFDLIEATHIRDIAPGEMVVINNHGIRSSFPFKPAEPSHCIFEFIYFARPDSMVFGQNVYTIRKNFGRQLARETGIEADVVIPVPDSGVPAALGYAEEAGIPFDTGLIRNHYVGRTFIEPRQTIRHFGVKIKLNPVKDALKGKRVVVVDDSIVRGTTSKKIIKMIRNAGATEIHMRVSSPPTAFPCFYGIDTPTRQELIASTHSIEEIRKYITADTIGYISMDGIQKVVPHRMNYCSACFDGAYPVPFPGEKLLQLGLFDKE, via the coding sequence ATGTTCGACAAATTTCATGAAGAATGCGGCGTGTTCGGGATCTTCGGTCATCTCGATGCGGCGAACCTCACCTACCTGGGGCTTTACGCACTGCAACACCGCGGCCAGGAGTCGGCGGGGATCGTTTCGTCCGACGGCAAGAAGCTCTATAGCGAAAAGTCAATGGGTCTCGTTGCGGACATCTTCACCGAAGATCGAATAAAAAAACTTCCCGGGCATAGCGCCATCGGACACAACCGCTATTCGACCACCGGCGACAGCGTCGCGATCAACATCCAGCCGATCCTCGTGAATTTCGCGCTGGGTGGTCTTGCCATCGCCCACAACGGCAACCTGGTAAACGCCGGCATCCTCAAGGACGAACTTGAGGCGTACGGCTCCATTTTCCAGTCCACCATGGACAGCGAGGTGATCGTCCATCTTATTGCCCAGTCTCGCATGTCCACTCTGCACGACAGGATCATCGACGCCCTCAGTCATGTCCAGGGCGCTTACAGTCTGCTCATTATCACCGAAGATGAACTTATCGCGGTCCGGGACCCGAACGGGTTTCGACCGCTCTCGCTGGCCGAACTTGACAACGGGTATGTTGTCGCTTCAGAGACCTGCGCCTTCGATCTGATCGAGGCCACCCACATCCGCGACATCGCGCCTGGCGAGATGGTTGTGATCAACAATCATGGCATTCGTTCATCATTTCCCTTCAAGCCGGCGGAGCCATCCCACTGCATTTTCGAGTTCATCTATTTTGCCCGGCCTGACAGCATGGTCTTCGGCCAGAATGTGTATACGATCCGGAAGAATTTCGGCAGACAACTCGCCCGCGAGACCGGAATAGAGGCTGACGTTGTCATCCCGGTCCCGGATTCCGGAGTGCCTGCGGCCCTGGGATATGCCGAAGAAGCCGGAATTCCTTTTGACACCGGCCTTATCAGGAACCACTACGTGGGCCGCACGTTCATCGAGCCGCGCCAGACCATCAGACACTTCGGGGTCAAGATCAAGCTTAACCCGGTTAAGGACGCGCTCAAAGGCAAACGCGTGGTTGTGGTGGATGATTCCATCGTGCGAGGCACCACGAGCAAAAAGATCATCAAGATGATAAGGAACGCGGGCGCCACGGAGATCCATATGCGGGTCAGTTCTCCGCCGACGGCGTTCCCGTGCTTCTACGGCATTGATACGCCAACGAGACAGGAACTCATTGCTTCAACGCACAGCATCGAAGAGATCAGGAAGTACATAACCGCGGACACAATTGGATATATCAGCATGGACGGTATCCAAAAGGTGGTTCCGCACCGCATGAATTACTGCTCCGCGTGTTTTGACGGGGCGTATCCAGTGCCGTTTCCGGGCGAGAAGTTGCTGCAGTTGGGATTGTTTGACAAGGAATAA
- a CDS encoding roadblock/LC7 domain-containing protein has protein sequence MPFADILKEVVNSTEGALGALIVGLDGIPVEEYAKSSDMDIQSMTVEFSSLLKEIEKGSQSAEMGSTKEVTVIADKAMIMLRRLNDEYFFVLIIKPDGNFGKGRFLLRMAAPRLLKEF, from the coding sequence ATGCCCTTTGCCGATATCCTGAAAGAAGTGGTCAATAGCACGGAAGGAGCCCTTGGCGCGCTGATCGTGGGTCTTGACGGCATTCCTGTCGAAGAATATGCCAAAAGCAGCGATATGGACATCCAGTCCATGACCGTTGAATTTTCATCGCTCCTTAAGGAAATAGAGAAAGGCTCCCAATCCGCGGAGATGGGCTCCACGAAGGAAGTGACGGTCATCGCGGACAAAGCAATGATCATGCTGCGCAGGCTGAACGATGAGTATTTTTTCGTTTTGATCATAAAACCTGACGGAAATTTCGGCAAAGGAAGGTTCCTCCTTCGGATGGCGGCGCCCAGGCTGCTCAAAGAGTTTTGA
- the aroQ gene encoding type II 3-dehydroquinate dehydratase: MKILVMHGPNLNLLGKREPDIYGTFTLDDINNRLSLLAKELGVEVSFYQSNHEGELVQKIQEAMGVYGAIVINPGAYTHTSVALRDAISSTGIPTVEAHISNIYKREEFRKHSYISGVAIGQVTGFGAESYLLAFRAAAGFGKAGGNKK; this comes from the coding sequence ATGAAAATCCTGGTCATGCACGGGCCCAACCTGAACCTTCTCGGCAAGCGCGAGCCTGATATATACGGCACCTTCACGCTCGACGATATTAACAACCGGCTTTCCTTACTTGCCAAGGAACTCGGCGTGGAAGTGTCTTTCTATCAGTCGAATCACGAAGGCGAACTGGTCCAGAAGATCCAGGAAGCCATGGGCGTCTACGGGGCCATCGTGATCAATCCGGGCGCGTACACGCACACCAGCGTGGCACTCCGGGACGCGATATCATCCACCGGCATACCGACCGTGGAAGCGCATATCTCCAATATCTATAAACGTGAGGAGTTCCGGAAGCATTCATACATTTCCGGTGTGGCAATAGGACAGGTCACCGGTTTTGGGGCCGAAAGCTACCTCCTCGCTTTCAGGGCAGCGGCCGGGTTCGGGAAGGCCGGTGGGAACAAGAAGTGA
- a CDS encoding Xaa-Pro peptidase family protein — protein sequence MRRPEQDRLARLRQIMSENGLDSLLVTRREDIRYLSGFTGSFGSLLVASGRSCLITDFRYNVQARNETTGITILIQKKDHCKAVRDAAERMGVDTLWFDESALTVEGLKKFKQNGFKLKGHADLVRTLRQQKDKHELANIRTAIRRAEEAFLELKADIKPGASEQGLGSKLEYLMREKGARKAAFDTIVASGAHGAMPHASVTNRRIKKGDLVTFDFGAEANGYYSDITRTFCVGRPSSKQRQIYEIVLQAQAAAIRSVRPGIPCKSVDDAAREVIKGAGHGKHFGHGTGHGIGLMVHEGPAVSQLSRDTVEKNMVFTVEPGVYIPGWGGVRIEDMIQVTDKGAKVLTTLPKELDGLNIF from the coding sequence ATGCGGAGGCCTGAACAGGACCGTCTCGCCAGGCTCAGGCAGATCATGAGCGAGAACGGGCTCGATTCACTTCTCGTGACCCGGCGCGAAGATATTCGCTATCTGAGCGGATTTACCGGTTCGTTTGGTTCCCTGCTGGTCGCTTCCGGCAGGTCATGTCTGATCACCGATTTCCGATACAATGTGCAGGCCCGTAACGAAACCACCGGCATCACGATCCTGATCCAAAAAAAAGATCACTGCAAGGCTGTCCGGGATGCCGCCGAGCGTATGGGTGTTGATACGCTCTGGTTTGACGAGTCAGCGCTCACGGTCGAAGGGCTTAAAAAATTCAAACAAAATGGGTTTAAGCTGAAGGGACACGCTGATCTGGTCAGGACGCTCAGACAGCAGAAGGACAAACACGAACTTGCGAATATCCGCACGGCAATCCGCCGGGCCGAGGAAGCGTTCCTGGAGTTAAAGGCGGATATCAAGCCGGGCGCCTCGGAGCAGGGTCTCGGATCGAAGCTCGAATATCTGATGCGGGAGAAAGGCGCCCGCAAGGCGGCTTTTGATACGATTGTTGCTTCAGGCGCTCATGGGGCCATGCCCCATGCCTCGGTCACCAATCGGCGCATTAAAAAAGGCGATCTGGTGACCTTTGATTTCGGCGCCGAAGCGAATGGGTATTACAGCGATATAACGCGGACCTTCTGTGTCGGGCGGCCTTCCTCCAAACAGCGACAGATCTATGAGATTGTCCTGCAAGCGCAAGCAGCAGCGATCCGATCCGTCAGGCCCGGTATTCCATGCAAGTCTGTTGACGATGCCGCACGGGAGGTCATCAAAGGGGCGGGACACGGAAAACACTTCGGTCATGGCACCGGTCACGGCATCGGGCTCATGGTCCATGAAGGGCCGGCCGTGTCTCAGTTGTCCAGGGATACGGTTGAAAAAAACATGGTGTTCACGGTTGAGCCCGGCGTGTATATCCCTGGTTGGGGAGGGGTTCGCATCGAAGACATGATCCAGGTAACTGACAAAGGTGCCAAGGTGCTGACCACGCTTCCGAAAGAGCTGGATGGATTAAATATCTTCTAG
- the efp gene encoding elongation factor P produces the protein MQVSTTEFRNGLKIEIDGEPFVIVEFQHVKPGKGGAFVRTKFKSLKSGNVTDKTFRAGEKVDVPDLEEKTMQYLYGADKDRVFMDTTSYEQVSLNEKQLGDSTNYLKENMEIKVLYHKGMPINIEVPMFVELVIARTDPGVRGDTASGGSKPATLETGAVVKVPLYMNEGDSIKVDTRTGTFIERVKK, from the coding sequence GTGCAGGTATCTACAACAGAATTTAGAAATGGTTTAAAAATCGAGATCGACGGTGAGCCGTTCGTGATCGTGGAGTTTCAGCATGTGAAGCCCGGCAAGGGCGGGGCATTCGTGAGAACCAAGTTCAAAAGCCTCAAATCGGGGAATGTGACCGACAAGACCTTCAGAGCGGGTGAAAAAGTGGATGTCCCCGACCTCGAGGAAAAGACCATGCAGTACCTCTATGGCGCCGACAAGGACCGAGTGTTCATGGACACCACCAGCTACGAACAGGTCTCCCTGAACGAAAAGCAGCTTGGCGACAGCACCAATTATCTCAAAGAGAACATGGAGATCAAGGTCCTCTATCACAAGGGGATGCCGATCAACATTGAAGTGCCCATGTTTGTGGAACTGGTGATCGCCAGGACAGATCCGGGTGTGCGGGGCGACACTGCCTCGGGGGGGTCCAAGCCGGCAACCCTTGAGACCGGTGCAGTGGTCAAGGTACCCCTTTACATGAACGAGGGCGACAGCATCAAAGTAGACACGCGCACGGGGACCTTTATCGAGCGGGTCAAGAAATAG
- the accB gene encoding acetyl-CoA carboxylase biotin carboxyl carrier protein: MNLKEIKELIELMKNTDISELEIERSGVKVRLRKGGDVTFHPSMPRMEYPPAAIVAPAVTVTPAPEGVAEKATEPVKTNIIKVTSPIVGTFYRSSSPDKPAYVEVGDVVKKGQVLCIIEAMKLMNEIESEGAGKIVQILVESGAPVEYGEPLFVIEQN, from the coding sequence ATGAACCTGAAAGAGATCAAGGAACTGATAGAGCTGATGAAAAACACCGACATCTCGGAACTGGAGATCGAACGTTCCGGCGTGAAAGTACGGCTCCGGAAGGGCGGCGACGTCACTTTCCATCCCTCCATGCCGCGCATGGAATATCCGCCGGCGGCCATTGTGGCGCCGGCGGTCACCGTAACGCCGGCACCCGAGGGTGTTGCCGAGAAAGCAACGGAGCCGGTCAAAACGAACATCATCAAGGTGACCTCTCCCATTGTCGGCACGTTCTACCGGTCAAGTTCTCCGGACAAACCTGCGTATGTGGAGGTCGGCGACGTAGTGAAAAAAGGCCAGGTGCTCTGCATCATCGAAGCAATGAAACTCATGAATGAGATCGAGTCCGAGGGTGCCGGGAAGATCGTTCAGATACTGGTGGAGAGCGGCGCCCCCGTGGAGTATGGCGAGCCGCTTTTCGTGATCGAGCAGAATTAG
- the accC gene encoding acetyl-CoA carboxylase biotin carboxylase subunit, with amino-acid sequence MFKKILIANRGEIALRIIRACKEMGIKTVAVHSTADANSLHVRFADESVCIGPPKSSDSYLNVPSIISAAEITDTEAIHPGYGFLAENSSFAEICNSTGIRFIGPSPESIKQMGDKARARETAQKAGVPVLPGSKGVVTEESSAIEIARELGFPVIVKASAGGGGKGMRVVMEEAEFANAFVMAQTEALAAFGNADVYLEKYILQPRHIEIQIMADEKGNIVYLGERECSIQRRHQKLIEEAPSVIVDDGLRKKMGEMAVAIAKSVKYRNAGTIEFLMDEHGKFYFMEMNTRIQVEHPVTEMVTGIDIVKEQIRVAAGLPLSFTQKDIRIKGHSIECRINAEDPEKFTPSPGTVTAFNPPGGLGVRVETAAYTQYVIPPYYDSMIAKLIVHAETRADAIMRMKRALNEFIIEGVKTTIPLHIKILDDPQFQKGDISTKFMERYNNPAK; translated from the coding sequence GTGTTTAAAAAAATATTGATCGCCAACCGCGGCGAGATCGCGCTCCGTATCATCCGGGCATGCAAGGAGATGGGCATCAAGACCGTTGCCGTGCATTCCACCGCGGACGCAAACTCATTGCACGTGCGCTTTGCGGATGAAAGCGTGTGCATCGGCCCGCCGAAGAGCTCCGACAGCTATCTGAACGTGCCGAGCATCATCAGCGCAGCCGAGATCACTGATACCGAGGCAATTCACCCCGGGTACGGCTTCCTGGCGGAGAACTCGAGTTTCGCCGAGATCTGCAACTCCACGGGGATCCGTTTTATCGGACCGAGTCCCGAGAGCATCAAGCAGATGGGGGACAAGGCCAGGGCGCGGGAAACGGCGCAGAAGGCGGGGGTGCCCGTGCTGCCGGGCAGCAAGGGTGTCGTGACCGAGGAAAGCAGCGCCATTGAGATCGCACGAGAACTTGGGTTCCCGGTGATCGTCAAGGCCTCGGCGGGCGGCGGCGGAAAAGGCATGCGGGTCGTGATGGAAGAGGCTGAATTCGCCAATGCCTTTGTCATGGCCCAGACCGAGGCGCTTGCGGCGTTCGGCAACGCCGACGTGTATCTCGAGAAATACATTCTCCAGCCGCGCCATATCGAGATCCAGATCATGGCCGACGAAAAAGGCAATATTGTTTATCTGGGAGAGCGGGAGTGCTCGATCCAGCGCAGGCATCAGAAACTCATCGAGGAAGCCCCCTCCGTCATTGTCGATGACGGCCTGCGCAAAAAGATGGGCGAGATGGCCGTTGCTATTGCCAAGTCCGTCAAATACCGCAACGCGGGCACGATAGAGTTCCTGATGGATGAGCATGGGAAATTCTACTTTATGGAGATGAATACCCGTATCCAGGTGGAGCATCCGGTGACCGAGATGGTGACGGGCATTGATATTGTGAAGGAGCAGATCCGTGTGGCGGCGGGACTTCCGCTTTCGTTCACCCAAAAGGACATCAGGATCAAAGGGCACAGCATCGAATGCAGGATCAACGCCGAGGACCCGGAAAAGTTCACTCCCTCGCCGGGAACGGTCACGGCCTTTAATCCGCCGGGTGGGCTCGGCGTGCGGGTGGAAACCGCCGCATACACGCAGTACGTGATCCCGCCTTATTATGATTCGATGATCGCAAAGCTGATCGTGCACGCGGAGACGAGGGCTGACGCGATCATGAGAATGAAGCGTGCGCTGAATGAGTTCATCATCGAAGGGGTCAAGACCACGATCCCCCTGCACATAAAAATTCTCGACGACCCTCAATTCCAGAAGGGCGATATTTCCACGAAGTTCATGGAGCGGTACAATAACCCGGCAAAGTGA
- the thiE gene encoding thiamine phosphate synthase has product MRGLCLILDQDLLRVSPEQAMRQALDAGVKFFQYRSKNGARKSIHETTLMLSRIARNAQALFLVNDHADIAAAVDADGVHLGQDDLPIEFARKLLGRDKLIGISTHNLEQARAAEAAGADYIGFGPIFKSSTKDAGQTQGIQNLTIIKNSVAIPVIAIGGINQANVQFVAQAGADGAAVISGVLTAPDITLAAEQLVSIWTNFRRNT; this is encoded by the coding sequence ATGAGAGGGCTCTGCCTGATCCTTGATCAGGACCTCCTTCGCGTCAGTCCTGAGCAGGCGATGCGGCAGGCGCTCGACGCGGGGGTGAAGTTCTTCCAGTACCGGAGCAAGAACGGAGCGCGGAAGAGCATCCATGAAACGACCTTGATGCTCTCTCGGATTGCCAGGAACGCACAGGCGCTTTTCCTGGTCAATGACCATGCAGACATCGCAGCGGCAGTTGATGCAGACGGCGTGCATCTGGGGCAGGACGACCTTCCGATCGAATTCGCGCGAAAGCTGCTCGGCAGGGACAAACTCATCGGCATCTCAACCCACAATCTTGAACAGGCCCGCGCGGCAGAGGCCGCAGGTGCCGATTATATCGGGTTCGGCCCCATCTTCAAATCTTCAACCAAGGACGCAGGACAAACGCAGGGAATCCAGAATCTGACGATCATCAAAAATTCGGTAGCCATCCCGGTCATTGCGATCGGCGGCATCAATCAGGCGAATGTTCAGTTCGTTGCTCAGGCAGGCGCAGACGGCGCGGCAGTGATATCGGGCGTACTAACCGCCCCTGATATCACGCTCGCGGCGGAACAGCTCGTCAGCATATGGACTAACTTCAGGAGGAATACATGA
- a CDS encoding lactonase family protein yields the protein MKTTRHTRFRFTVIAAFVLFSSLALVNCGGGGGGGGDAAPAGSGYTVGGEVTGLAGTGLVLQNNGGDSLAVSANGTFTFATGVADSASYTVTVMTQPSGPTQTCTANNNAGTIAGANVTGVSVICSTNAYTISATVTGLAGTGLVLQDNNADDLTITADGAFTFATKVASGAGYSVTVKTQPSSLLAQNCAISGGTGTVSAANVTSVTITCSSVYAPRYAYVANSGDSTVSIYTVNAATGQLRHIGYVAAGSFPWSVTVDPTGKFAYVANYISSTISAYTINAGTGALTSIGAPVAAGSNPVSVTVDPSGKFAYVANQTSGNVSAYTINATTGALSSIGTVTAGTAAQSVTVDLSGKFAYVANGGSTTVSAYTINPTTGALSSIGTVTAGANPYSVTVDPSGQFAYVANRGGTVSAYTLNPTTGALTSVGTVTAGSVSSSVTVDPSGRFAYVANWGGSISSYTIDAGTGALTSVGAAAVADTGLNSVIVDPSGKFVYVTGDYYVSAYSINTSTGALTSLGTVRARTSSYSIAMTKGTAAVTYTPKFAYVANYGSANISQYTIGANGGLTAMTLATAATGSYPVSVTVDPSGKYAYVTNSDISGTVSQYTIGADGSLTAMAPTTVAAGPLPKSVTVDPGGKYAYVANNNNATVSQYTIGADGSLTAMTAPTVAAGTKPNSVAVVPSGKYAYVSNNISATVSQYTIGADGSLTAMASPTVAAETGPTSVTVDPSGKYAYVANGGSSTVSQYTINANGSLTSMGAPTVATGLYPRSVIVDPSGKYAYVASYNSATVSQYTIGTDGSLTAMTAPTVAAGTGPTSITVDPSGKYAYVTNDGDTNVSQYTIGADGSLTPMGTPTIAAGSGPLSVTTTGSYQ from the coding sequence ATGAAGACCACAAGACATACACGTTTTCGCTTCACCGTAATCGCGGCATTTGTTCTATTCAGTTCACTCGCGCTGGTTAATTGCGGGGGGGGGGGAGGCGGGGGAGGAGATGCGGCGCCTGCAGGTTCAGGCTACACGGTGGGAGGCGAGGTCACCGGCCTTGCCGGCACAGGGCTTGTGCTTCAGAACAACGGCGGCGATAGCCTTGCTGTTTCGGCAAACGGTACGTTCACCTTTGCCACAGGGGTCGCGGACAGCGCGAGTTATACCGTCACGGTCATGACCCAGCCCTCCGGGCCGACGCAGACCTGCACGGCGAACAACAACGCCGGCACGATTGCCGGCGCGAACGTCACGGGCGTCTCGGTCATCTGCTCCACCAACGCATATACCATAAGCGCCACGGTAACCGGACTTGCAGGCACCGGTCTGGTACTTCAGGACAACAATGCCGATGACTTGACGATCACCGCGGACGGCGCATTTACCTTTGCCACAAAAGTGGCCTCCGGCGCGGGGTACAGCGTCACCGTCAAGACTCAGCCGAGTAGCCTACTCGCACAGAACTGCGCAATAAGCGGCGGCACCGGAACCGTTTCAGCCGCGAACGTCACCAGTGTCACGATCACTTGTTCCTCCGTGTATGCGCCGCGCTATGCGTATGTGGCGAATTCCGGTGATAGCACCGTTTCCATCTACACGGTGAACGCCGCCACCGGCCAGTTGCGCCATATCGGCTATGTCGCTGCAGGGAGCTTTCCCTGGTCCGTCACGGTCGACCCTACCGGCAAGTTCGCCTATGTGGCGAATTACATCTCCAGCACCATCTCGGCCTACACCATCAACGCCGGCACCGGCGCGCTCACCAGCATTGGCGCGCCCGTGGCAGCCGGGAGCAATCCCGTCTCTGTCACCGTCGATCCCTCCGGTAAGTTCGCCTACGTGGCGAATCAAACCTCCGGAAACGTCTCGGCCTACACCATCAACGCCACGACCGGGGCCCTGAGCAGTATCGGCACCGTGACGGCGGGAACCGCTGCCCAGTCGGTCACTGTCGACCTCTCCGGCAAGTTCGCCTACGTGGCGAATGGTGGCTCCACCACCGTCTCGGCCTACACTATCAACCCCACGACCGGGGCACTGAGCAGTATCGGCACCGTGACGGCGGGGGCCAATCCCTACTCCGTCACCGTCGATCCCTCCGGCCAGTTCGCCTACGTGGCGAATAGGGGCGGCACCGTCTCGGCCTACACCCTCAACCCCACGACCGGCGCCCTGACAAGTGTCGGCACCGTGACGGCGGGGTCCGTTTCCTCCTCCGTCACCGTCGACCCGAGCGGCCGGTTCGCCTACGTGGCGAATTGGGGCGGCAGCATCTCGTCCTACACCATCGATGCCGGTACCGGCGCGCTCACCAGCGTCGGCGCGGCCGCAGTGGCGGATACTGGTCTCAACTCCGTCATCGTCGACCCCTCCGGAAAGTTCGTCTACGTGACGGGCGACTACTACGTCTCGGCCTACAGCATCAACACCAGCACTGGAGCACTCACATCATTGGGAACTGTGCGTGCCCGCACCTCAAGCTACTCCATCGCCATGACCAAGGGCACAGCGGCGGTGACCTACACGCCGAAGTTCGCCTATGTGGCAAACTACGGCAGCGCCAACATATCGCAGTACACGATCGGCGCGAACGGGGGTCTTACGGCGATGACCCTTGCCACGGCCGCGACGGGTTCGTATCCCGTCTCCGTCACCGTCGATCCGAGCGGGAAGTACGCATACGTGACGAACAGCGACATCAGCGGCACCGTCTCGCAGTACACGATCGGTGCTGATGGGAGCCTCACGGCGATGGCCCCCACCACGGTCGCGGCAGGGCCGCTTCCCAAATCCGTCACCGTCGATCCGGGCGGGAAATACGCCTACGTAGCGAACAACAATAACGCCACCGTTTCGCAGTATACAATTGGCGCTGACGGGAGCCTTACGGCGATGACCGCACCCACGGTCGCAGCGGGGACGAAACCCAACTCCGTCGCCGTCGTGCCAAGCGGAAAGTACGCCTACGTGTCGAACAACATAAGCGCCACCGTTTCGCAGTACACGATCGGTGCAGACGGGAGTCTCACGGCGATGGCCAGCCCCACGGTCGCGGCAGAGACGGGTCCCACTTCCGTCACCGTCGATCCGAGCGGGAAATACGCCTATGTGGCGAACGGCGGCAGTTCGACTGTCTCACAGTACACGATTAATGCCAACGGTAGCCTCACGTCGATGGGCGCCCCCACGGTCGCGACGGGGTTGTATCCCCGCTCTGTCATCGTCGATCCCAGCGGGAAGTACGCCTACGTGGCAAGCTACAACAGCGCCACCGTCTCGCAGTACACGATCGGCACTGACGGGAGCCTTACGGCGATGACCGCACCCACGGTCGCAGCGGGGACGGGTCCCACCTCCATCACCGTGGATCCGAGCGGGAAGTACGCCTACGTGACGAACGACGGCGACACCAACGTCTCGCAGTACACGATCGGTGCTGACGGGAGCCTCACGCCGATGGGCACTCCCACGATCGCGGCGGGGTCGGGTCCCCTCTCCGTTACAACCACCGGCAGCTATCAGTAG
- a CDS encoding branched-chain amino acid ABC transporter substrate-binding protein, with protein MKKIISLLFMAALFGCTHQDENVIRIGAAGPMTGAQSKMGIDLRNGVDLAVAEWNEKGGLLGKKIQLVPGDDQADPKQAVSVANKFINQKVSAVVGHWNSNCSINASTYYHTASIVSVSPASTNPRLTRQGYKTVFRVCGTDDQQGGVAAEFILNSLKSKRVAVLHDKTTYGQGLADYFKKSVENKVQVVFYDGILTGDPDYKAVLTSMKDKKPDVYFFGGVYPEAGRLVRQAKEVGMNIPMITGDGVYDPTFIDIAGKSAEGTYVTFGKDPSGLPTSKSFNEKYTAKYGAPGPYSIYAYDAANIILTAIQQTGTTDGSKVAENISRNTFKGAFGDISFDKNGDVTKAPYVVWKVVDGKFVEVK; from the coding sequence ATGAAGAAAATTATTTCACTTCTGTTCATGGCGGCGCTCTTCGGGTGCACCCACCAGGACGAAAACGTGATCAGGATCGGCGCTGCCGGCCCCATGACCGGCGCCCAGAGCAAGATGGGCATCGACCTGAGGAATGGCGTTGATCTCGCTGTTGCTGAATGGAATGAAAAAGGCGGCCTCCTGGGGAAAAAGATCCAGTTGGTCCCGGGTGATGATCAGGCGGATCCTAAACAGGCGGTGTCGGTCGCCAACAAGTTCATAAACCAGAAGGTAAGTGCAGTGGTCGGGCACTGGAATTCGAACTGCTCCATTAACGCGTCCACGTATTACCATACCGCCAGTATTGTCTCCGTCAGTCCGGCCTCGACGAATCCCCGCCTAACCCGGCAAGGGTATAAAACCGTTTTTCGCGTGTGCGGCACTGATGACCAGCAGGGAGGCGTTGCCGCGGAATTTATCCTGAACTCATTGAAATCGAAACGGGTGGCCGTTCTCCATGACAAGACGACCTACGGTCAGGGTCTCGCGGATTATTTTAAAAAATCCGTGGAGAACAAGGTGCAGGTGGTTTTTTACGACGGCATTCTGACCGGGGACCCTGATTATAAAGCGGTATTGACCTCAATGAAAGACAAGAAGCCGGACGTCTATTTCTTCGGCGGCGTTTATCCCGAGGCCGGGAGGCTTGTGCGCCAGGCTAAAGAGGTGGGGATGAATATCCCCATGATTACCGGGGACGGCGTGTATGACCCGACGTTCATAGACATTGCGGGAAAATCCGCGGAAGGGACCTATGTGACGTTCGGAAAAGACCCTTCAGGACTGCCGACCTCAAAGTCGTTCAATGAAAAATACACCGCGAAATACGGTGCTCCGGGACCATACTCCATCTATGCGTATGATGCGGCCAATATCATTCTTACCGCCATTCAGCAGACAGGGACGACGGACGGCTCGAAAGTCGCGGAGAACATATCCAGAAACACTTTTAAAGGCGCTTTTGGCGACATATCCTTTGACAAGAACGGTGATGTGACCAAGGCACCTTATGTCGTGTGGAAGGTTGTTGACGGGAAATTTGTTGAAGTGAAGTAG